One Desulfuromonas acetoxidans DSM 684 genomic region harbors:
- a CDS encoding ATP-binding protein has protein sequence MHLDKIEIFPWDKNFDTGILEIDRQHQRLVELLNLLVSHLAFQSQAPTLNTIFDELKSYALIHFKTEEEIWHKALDDDPWVIDHQETHAQFVVEVKRLKGEKSDRCFDDVVADIVAFLTNWLALHIIDTDKRLAKAVLEMRAGRSRQEAKRIADEQMTGTTKIVIETVLSMYERLASHTVQLIKEISRRKQAEKKLLDTHQALCLAKEGAEVANQTKSVFIANISHEIRTPLNAVIGMVHLLKRDGLTEKQAFRVDKIEDASQHLLSVINDTLDLSKVEAGKLVLESVPLNLPSLVQETISMLDGQIEAKGLDLKVECENLRGRLHGDPTRLKQMLLNYLTNAIKFTEQGAITFRASVTEESPSVSLLRIEVTDTGIGIATEQLPLLFSNFAQAETSTTRKYGGTGLGLALTRRLAELMEGEAGVQSTVGLGSTFWFTARLKNENGTSKNTQEPAETAEAVLKKFYRGKQILLVEDNKINQEIALDILEDVGLSITIADNGAQAVTDIGKSEFALVLMDIQMPVMDGLEATKQIRKLPQYSSLPILAMTANASVEDKKDCLAAGMQDVISKPVDPEQLFKTLVRWLAPLPK, from the coding sequence ATGCATTTAGATAAAATCGAAATTTTCCCTTGGGACAAAAATTTTGACACCGGAATTCTCGAAATTGATCGGCAACACCAACGCCTTGTTGAACTCCTCAATCTGCTGGTAAGTCATCTGGCGTTTCAATCGCAAGCTCCGACGTTGAATACGATTTTTGATGAATTGAAATCGTACGCGCTCATCCATTTCAAAACCGAAGAGGAGATCTGGCATAAGGCGCTTGATGACGATCCCTGGGTAATAGACCATCAGGAAACTCATGCCCAGTTTGTTGTTGAAGTGAAGCGCCTGAAAGGGGAGAAAAGTGACAGGTGCTTTGATGATGTCGTCGCCGATATTGTCGCTTTTCTGACCAACTGGCTGGCACTGCACATTATCGATACAGACAAACGATTGGCCAAGGCCGTTTTAGAGATGCGCGCCGGTCGCTCCCGACAAGAGGCCAAGCGCATTGCCGATGAACAGATGACCGGTACAACAAAGATCGTCATTGAAACAGTGCTGTCGATGTATGAACGTCTGGCCAGCCACACCGTACAACTGATTAAAGAGATCAGTCGACGCAAACAGGCTGAAAAAAAGCTCCTGGACACCCATCAGGCATTATGCCTTGCCAAAGAAGGGGCCGAAGTGGCAAATCAGACTAAGAGTGTTTTTATCGCCAATATCAGCCATGAAATACGCACACCGTTAAATGCAGTAATTGGGATGGTCCACCTTCTCAAGCGAGACGGCCTGACAGAGAAGCAGGCCTTCCGGGTCGACAAAATTGAGGATGCCTCTCAGCACCTGTTGTCGGTCATCAATGACACATTGGATCTATCAAAAGTCGAAGCGGGAAAACTTGTTCTCGAATCGGTCCCACTCAATCTTCCCAGTCTGGTTCAAGAAACCATCAGCATGCTTGACGGCCAGATCGAGGCAAAAGGTCTCGACCTGAAAGTTGAATGCGAGAATCTCAGAGGCCGCCTGCATGGCGATCCGACTCGGCTCAAGCAAATGCTGCTCAACTACTTGACCAATGCCATCAAATTCACAGAGCAAGGTGCCATCACCTTTCGCGCCAGCGTGACTGAAGAAAGTCCCTCGGTCTCCCTGTTGCGTATTGAAGTAACGGATACCGGAATCGGCATAGCAACAGAACAATTGCCTCTGTTATTTTCAAACTTTGCCCAGGCTGAGACATCCACAACCCGTAAATATGGCGGTACTGGACTTGGTCTGGCTCTGACCCGTCGCCTCGCTGAATTGATGGAGGGAGAAGCAGGAGTCCAAAGCACTGTGGGACTGGGAAGCACGTTCTGGTTTACCGCCCGGCTGAAAAATGAAAACGGCACGTCCAAAAACACTCAGGAACCAGCGGAAACGGCAGAAGCAGTGCTGAAGAAGTTCTATCGCGGCAAACAAATACTGCTGGTAGAAGACAACAAAATTAATCAGGAAATTGCCTTGGATATACTGGAAGATGTCGGTCTTTCCATCACAATTGCCGACAATGGTGCCCAAGCCGTCACGGATATCGGTAAAAGTGAATTTGCTCTGGTCCTTATGGATATCCAGATGCCGGTAATGGATGGGCTTGAAGCGACAAAACAGATCAGAAAGCTGCCTCAATACAGTTCACTACCGATTCTGGCCATGACAGCCAACGCCAGCGTCGAAGACAAAAAAGATTGTCTGGCAGCAGGGATGCAGGATGTAATCAGCAAACCCGTTGATCCGGAGCAACTGTTTAAAACACTGGTCCGATGGCTGGCACCATTGCCTAAATAG
- a CDS encoding sigma-70 family RNA polymerase sigma factor — protein sequence MSFEAMSGFSPQESSLIQRIAQEVFFKYNLQGFEHSISREDLCHYGVVGLLEARVSYDERSGTPWLAFAALRVRGEMIDHLRKLPMVRLPQAVQSRVKQLKEARRALQTQQIEVDHQHLSTALDWTLDEVREVEALLPRRVAVDDGVDQGGDELPSAVTVTSDGPSPETQALQFELAMLINRCLQRLSAQNRLIVVGRLLEGLKLKELAATLGYTAENIRVRQKKSQEQLKSCIEKHGWPVDALDEIIGEH from the coding sequence GTGTCATTTGAGGCCATGAGCGGATTTTCTCCCCAGGAATCGTCACTGATTCAGAGAATTGCCCAGGAAGTGTTTTTCAAATACAACCTTCAGGGCTTTGAGCACAGCATCAGTCGTGAGGATTTGTGTCATTACGGTGTTGTCGGATTGCTGGAAGCACGCGTCAGTTACGATGAACGCAGTGGTACGCCATGGCTGGCATTTGCTGCTTTGCGGGTGCGTGGCGAAATGATCGACCATCTGCGGAAATTGCCCATGGTGCGCTTGCCGCAGGCCGTGCAGTCGCGAGTCAAGCAACTCAAGGAGGCGCGCCGTGCCTTGCAGACTCAACAGATTGAGGTTGATCATCAGCATTTGTCCACAGCTCTGGACTGGACTCTTGACGAGGTGCGTGAAGTTGAAGCCCTGCTGCCGAGGCGGGTAGCGGTGGATGACGGCGTGGATCAGGGGGGCGATGAGCTGCCAAGCGCGGTGACGGTGACCAGTGACGGCCCCAGTCCCGAAACCCAGGCCTTGCAGTTTGAGCTGGCGATGCTCATCAATCGTTGTCTGCAGCGGCTTTCGGCGCAGAACCGGCTGATTGTCGTCGGTCGGTTGCTTGAGGGGCTTAAATTGAAGGAGCTTGCGGCCACGCTTGGCTACACCGCAGAAAATATTCGCGTGCGGCAGAAAAAATCACAGGAACAGCTCAAGTCCTGCATTGAGAAGCACGGCTGGCCGGTGGATGCGCTGGATGAAATCATCGGTGAACATTGA
- a CDS encoding HD domain-containing protein → MKYACFELLYQHVEHRLTHELPTTLCHHSAHHSLVDVLSAVRRLGRASQLSGEEQLLLDTAAVLHDLGYLCRYEHNEEFAARYAVRWLPYFGFNVKQADQVSRLIRATSLGCQPQSLLEKLLCDADLDVLGRPDYWSQTILLRQELEAHGYVYSWQQWLNHQYQFLTTHHYYSSAAQLFREVGKRENIHFIEEKINQLMSRGLSFEGD, encoded by the coding sequence ATGAAATATGCTTGTTTTGAGCTTCTTTACCAACATGTTGAGCATCGTTTGACCCATGAATTGCCGACAACACTGTGTCATCACAGTGCTCATCACAGTCTGGTGGATGTGCTGAGTGCCGTGCGCCGATTGGGCCGCGCATCACAACTGAGCGGTGAAGAACAACTGTTGTTGGATACGGCCGCCGTGTTGCATGATCTCGGCTACCTCTGTCGCTATGAACACAATGAAGAATTTGCTGCCCGCTATGCTGTGCGCTGGCTGCCATATTTTGGTTTTAACGTGAAACAGGCTGATCAGGTCAGTCGTTTAATCCGTGCGACCTCTCTAGGCTGTCAACCGCAAAGCCTGTTGGAAAAATTATTGTGCGATGCAGATCTTGATGTGCTCGGGCGTCCGGATTATTGGTCCCAGACCATTTTGCTCCGTCAGGAGTTGGAGGCTCATGGCTATGTTTATAGCTGGCAGCAATGGTTGAACCATCAATACCAATTTTTGACGACGCATCATTATTATTCTTCGGCAGCACAACTGTTTCGTGAGGTGGGAAAACGGGAAAATATTCATTTTATTGAAGAAAAAATCAATCAGCTCATGAGTAGAGGTTTGTCTTTCGAGGGCGATTAA
- a CDS encoding RyR domain-containing protein encodes MTYCPVPIDTTAVALDDMEQRLVEKLARNTHDVWAQQRLNDGWRYGVERDDLAKTHPCLVAYDQLPEQEKEYDRRVSGEVVKTLLKMGYSLQPPVADEGDSEVAELLLSQMDRPDAGSLTLLRLWQHHDEQTWRCRPQLYLTLGSQFLKLGEALSACDVFSTGLEVVNDLASLSDDPSQRQLHIRLRQQRALALIQSGAYPQARRELQALASQVGEDGEICGLLGRTWKDAAALQSTPEVRNRHWTQAFDCYAHGFELALKRGAVAQAYYTGINAATLALWCGDQSASHRLAEQVRTLCLQHLHIADSSQRVSFWLLSTLGEAELLLGDGDAAQQWYQQAVDCMGADLRSQASMYDQARQIVRHSTLDVPWLEELLAPSSVAVFCGHRLDLPQQRKARFPLESELVVRQRIADLLDELQVGIGYASAASGADLLFLEEMLRRGGNVIVVLPFEVEHFIRTSVEEAGADWCRRFEAVLARADEVRILGRYDVHAANGLYDFTNHYLLGAAQVHSCTIRTELHALTVWNGDESGDLGGTASAVALWRQTQPLWQIDPVTADCRRLDQCRVSVDRPLPSPGPEETIQHHSHLYMLFADVKGYSRLSEAQTALFSQYFLAHISRILARFDDGILTRRTQGDSLFLMFDRLETALELARTLRDETADVDWTCYQLPADLSYRIALDAGPCFSYQDPISHHKDYCGHYVVRAARLEPVTPAGHVFASETFVALARMKGIAATVFQYAGQITLPKDYGFVQAFHVE; translated from the coding sequence ATGACGTATTGTCCTGTTCCTATCGATACGACGGCTGTTGCTCTGGATGACATGGAGCAGCGCCTGGTTGAAAAACTGGCGCGTAATACCCATGACGTCTGGGCGCAACAGCGCTTGAACGATGGCTGGCGCTATGGCGTCGAACGGGATGATCTCGCCAAAACCCACCCCTGCCTGGTGGCGTATGATCAGCTTCCGGAACAGGAAAAGGAGTATGACCGACGTGTCAGTGGCGAGGTGGTCAAAACCCTGTTGAAGATGGGCTACAGCCTGCAACCACCCGTGGCCGATGAGGGGGATAGCGAGGTCGCTGAGCTGCTTCTCAGTCAAATGGATCGTCCCGATGCCGGTTCACTGACCTTACTGCGCTTATGGCAACATCACGATGAACAGACGTGGCGTTGTCGTCCGCAGCTTTACCTCACCTTGGGAAGCCAGTTCCTCAAATTGGGCGAAGCGTTGAGTGCCTGTGATGTGTTTTCAACCGGCCTGGAGGTTGTCAATGATCTGGCCTCGTTGAGTGATGATCCTTCGCAGCGTCAGCTGCATATCCGCTTACGCCAGCAACGCGCTCTGGCCCTGATTCAGAGCGGAGCCTATCCCCAGGCACGGCGCGAATTGCAGGCTCTCGCTTCACAGGTGGGAGAAGATGGTGAAATCTGTGGTCTGCTCGGCAGGACGTGGAAGGATGCCGCTGCTCTTCAATCCACGCCTGAGGTGCGGAACCGACACTGGACGCAGGCTTTTGACTGTTATGCGCACGGCTTTGAGCTGGCCCTGAAGAGGGGGGCGGTTGCTCAAGCCTATTACACCGGGATAAACGCGGCAACGCTGGCGCTGTGGTGTGGTGATCAATCCGCTTCGCACAGGTTGGCTGAGCAGGTTCGAACCCTGTGCCTGCAGCATCTGCACATCGCTGACTCTTCGCAACGTGTTTCGTTCTGGTTGTTGTCGACTCTGGGCGAAGCGGAGCTATTGCTGGGGGATGGAGACGCGGCGCAGCAGTGGTATCAACAGGCCGTTGATTGCATGGGGGCAGATCTGCGCAGTCAGGCTTCCATGTATGATCAGGCCCGGCAGATTGTCCGTCATTCCACGTTGGACGTGCCTTGGCTTGAGGAGTTGCTGGCTCCGTCATCAGTTGCTGTTTTCTGCGGTCACCGTCTGGATCTTCCCCAACAGCGCAAGGCGAGATTTCCGCTTGAGTCGGAACTGGTAGTGCGCCAGCGGATTGCTGATTTGCTCGACGAACTCCAGGTTGGGATCGGCTATGCTTCTGCGGCCAGTGGCGCCGACCTCCTGTTTCTTGAAGAGATGCTGCGTCGTGGCGGCAATGTGATTGTTGTTTTACCCTTTGAAGTAGAGCACTTTATCCGCACCAGTGTCGAAGAGGCTGGCGCAGACTGGTGTCGCCGTTTCGAAGCGGTGCTTGCCCGTGCTGACGAAGTACGGATTCTTGGACGTTATGATGTCCATGCGGCCAATGGCTTGTATGATTTTACCAACCACTATCTGCTCGGAGCAGCCCAGGTTCACAGTTGCACCATCAGGACGGAGTTGCATGCGCTGACGGTCTGGAACGGCGATGAGTCCGGTGATCTTGGTGGTACGGCCAGTGCCGTCGCCTTGTGGAGACAAACCCAGCCTCTGTGGCAGATTGATCCTGTCACTGCAGATTGCCGTCGCCTTGATCAATGCCGTGTATCGGTGGACAGGCCGTTACCATCACCCGGACCTGAAGAGACCATCCAGCATCACAGTCATCTCTACATGTTGTTTGCCGATGTCAAGGGATACAGTCGTTTAAGTGAAGCTCAGACGGCACTGTTTTCCCAGTATTTTCTGGCGCATATCAGCCGAATACTGGCTCGTTTTGACGATGGAATTCTTACCCGCAGAACCCAGGGTGACAGTTTGTTTCTCATGTTTGACCGTCTCGAAACCGCCTTGGAACTGGCACGTACCCTGCGGGATGAAACCGCTGATGTTGACTGGACGTGCTATCAGTTGCCAGCGGATTTGTCCTATCGAATTGCCCTGGATGCCGGGCCGTGTTTTTCGTATCAGGATCCGATCTCACATCACAAGGACTATTGCGGGCACTATGTGGTGCGTGCTGCACGCCTGGAGCCGGTGACTCCAGCGGGACATGTTTTTGCCAGTGAAACATTTGTCGCTCTGGCACGCATGAAGGGGATTGCTGCGACGGTGTTCCAGTACGCCGGTCAGATTACGCTGCCCAAAGATTACGGATTTGTTCAGGCGTTTCATGTTGAATAG
- a CDS encoding GAF domain-containing protein — MKTLLDQISSQLTALSNSFEQLRQNLPDDSDNAPGSTVDSTSDNVVQALIHYLSVTPDHNRTLLTTALQCAMAVVDGGGAGLTLYDPDKQKLVFQAALGDGAQGLVGYEVPLQDSRHGLAFATGEVQSATPLHDTVEQAAQATFKNVLVAPLLVDDEAIGTISAVNKQSGDHFTPEDMSHYQVFAELIATIVRQEQRRQVVERFVARGETGKSPLTKVTLRDQDRQLLRCLQQVQQLSSQRPTLVPVVEQLVAQLLDESA; from the coding sequence ATGAAAACCCTTCTCGATCAGATTTCCTCCCAGTTGACGGCACTGTCAAATTCTTTTGAACAACTGCGGCAGAATCTGCCTGACGATAGTGATAACGCGCCTGGTTCCACAGTGGATTCCACCTCGGATAACGTTGTTCAGGCGTTGATCCACTACTTGAGCGTGACCCCGGACCATAACCGCACGTTACTGACAACGGCGCTGCAATGCGCCATGGCGGTGGTTGATGGCGGTGGTGCCGGATTGACACTGTATGACCCGGATAAACAGAAACTGGTGTTTCAGGCGGCCTTGGGTGATGGTGCCCAGGGGCTGGTCGGTTATGAAGTGCCGTTGCAGGATTCACGACATGGCCTGGCTTTTGCCACCGGCGAAGTGCAGTCGGCCACGCCGCTGCATGACACGGTTGAGCAGGCAGCCCAGGCTACGTTTAAAAATGTGTTGGTGGCACCGCTGCTGGTTGATGACGAGGCGATTGGCACCATCAGTGCCGTTAACAAACAGAGCGGCGATCACTTCACCCCCGAAGATATGAGCCATTACCAGGTGTTCGCCGAACTGATTGCCACGATTGTCCGTCAGGAGCAGCGGCGGCAGGTGGTGGAACGGTTCGTTGCCCGAGGGGAAACCGGGAAGTCGCCACTGACCAAAGTGACCTTGCGCGATCAAGATCGCCAGCTGCTGCGCTGTCTGCAGCAGGTGCAGCAACTTTCCAGTCAACGTCCGACTCTGGTGCCGGTGGTCGAACAACTGGTGGCACAATTGCTGGATGAGTCTGCCTGA
- a CDS encoding NAD-binding protein — MSGKKVSMPLPVRIARWSRRLSWPIVKGLFILSVVLFVGAALSYLFNRSDSDPLQMLRWAKSLAYAAFLLGIIRAYWEKIRQRYQTINLQHSEGHVVVCGIGDFGQSLVDAFLDKGYKVAVIELNAAHTEVVSLKSRGVVVIHTDASDPAALYEVNASKARYLFAVTGNDRRNVKIIRAARQTVLDEQNSGGDSDLRCYCHVNDATLFEVFSQHEVFEAVHDGFYASLFNVHDAASRFLLEKYPPDAFAALPAAGSEPLEVVIVGQTRMGEALIRQLARIGHYLRWPSVQITVIDKEADAFEHFFSSYRDISPLDDTLVPGVTVRLVRKDPEKIKFVGDLDAGDLGNPALMCCCLDDETLNIALALNLRRMLDQVDAPIVACLSSGLSDLLQEKQCRYLSQRNIHSFNPYRFASDFQVLLDDAADKIARAIHQAYLDSLFSEDAADNPSLVPWQQLSEEKKNANRWQADHLSVKLREMGYDQRGVAAIDAVVDDPGWLGKLSELEHRRWMAALYLDGWRYAETGKDAVRKTHACLVPYDRLSQAEKGKDDTMIRNIKQLVESPEWQTYTAFVDKR; from the coding sequence ATGTCTGGTAAAAAAGTTTCCATGCCGCTGCCCGTACGCATTGCCCGCTGGTCGCGACGTTTGTCGTGGCCGATTGTCAAGGGGTTGTTCATCCTTTCCGTGGTGCTGTTTGTCGGCGCTGCCCTGAGCTATCTGTTCAACCGATCAGACAGTGACCCACTGCAGATGCTGCGTTGGGCGAAGAGCCTTGCGTATGCGGCATTTCTGTTGGGGATCATCCGGGCCTATTGGGAAAAGATCCGTCAACGTTACCAGACCATCAACCTGCAACATTCCGAAGGGCATGTGGTGGTGTGCGGCATTGGTGATTTCGGTCAGAGTCTGGTCGATGCTTTTCTGGATAAGGGCTATAAGGTTGCGGTCATCGAACTCAATGCCGCGCATACGGAGGTGGTCAGCCTCAAATCGCGTGGGGTGGTCGTCATTCACACCGATGCCAGTGACCCGGCGGCGCTGTATGAAGTCAACGCCAGTAAGGCACGTTATCTGTTTGCCGTGACCGGCAATGACCGGCGCAATGTCAAGATCATCCGCGCCGCCCGGCAGACGGTGCTTGATGAACAGAATTCCGGTGGTGACAGCGATTTGCGCTGCTATTGTCACGTCAACGATGCAACATTATTCGAGGTATTTTCCCAGCACGAGGTGTTTGAGGCGGTTCATGACGGCTTTTACGCCTCGCTGTTCAATGTTCATGATGCGGCCAGCCGTTTCCTGTTGGAAAAATATCCACCGGACGCGTTTGCCGCGCTTCCGGCTGCTGGGAGCGAGCCGCTCGAGGTGGTGATTGTTGGCCAGACGCGGATGGGTGAGGCCCTTATTCGTCAGTTAGCCCGCATCGGTCATTATCTGCGTTGGCCTTCTGTTCAAATCACTGTGATTGATAAAGAGGCGGATGCGTTCGAGCACTTTTTCAGCTCCTACAGGGATATCTCTCCATTGGATGATACGCTGGTGCCCGGTGTGACCGTGCGGCTGGTGAGAAAAGATCCCGAGAAGATAAAATTTGTCGGTGATCTGGACGCCGGTGATCTGGGTAATCCGGCCCTGATGTGTTGTTGTCTGGATGACGAAACGTTGAATATTGCCTTAGCTCTCAACCTGCGGCGTATGCTCGATCAGGTTGACGCGCCGATTGTTGCCTGCCTGTCGTCGGGATTGTCCGATCTGCTTCAGGAAAAGCAATGCCGTTACCTCAGTCAGCGCAATATTCATAGTTTTAATCCCTACCGATTTGCCAGCGATTTTCAGGTGTTGCTGGATGATGCTGCCGACAAAATTGCCCGCGCCATTCATCAGGCCTATCTTGACTCTTTATTCTCCGAGGATGCTGCGGACAACCCGTCGTTGGTTCCATGGCAGCAGCTGTCGGAAGAAAAGAAGAACGCCAATCGCTGGCAGGCGGATCATCTCTCCGTCAAATTGCGGGAAATGGGCTATGACCAGCGGGGAGTCGCTGCGATCGACGCGGTTGTCGACGATCCCGGCTGGCTGGGAAAGCTGTCGGAGCTGGAGCATCGGCGGTGGATGGCTGCGTTGTACCTGGATGGGTGGCGTTATGCCGAAACGGGTAAGGATGCGGTGCGCAAGACCCACGCGTGTCTTGTGCCGTATGACCGGCTGTCACAAGCGGAAAAGGGCAAAGATGACACCATGATCCGCAATATCAAGCAATTGGTGGAAAGCCCGGAGTGGCAGACCTACACCGCTTTTGTCGACAAACGCTGA
- a CDS encoding peroxiredoxin family protein, whose protein sequence is MQKIQTGVSSIALCFLLGLGMISSVYAQAPAQAVQTTVSEWVQGKEAATKALNNPQLTVVEFFSTWCSGCTAFAPHLSRINNQFSDQGVTVIALSDEDKDTLTAFTSQFEGGLSYAIGIDQNNTLYKTFMEPLGENTIPYSFILNNQGEIIWHGHPADGLEVTLQAVIDNNYDAKAFQQEMSNEQDLKKSAGLFEAYAAVAKFADEQELARQLAVKVIDCSKSKPESLALLTMIFLHDFNDYPMAALAMETAVSRPLTENETLEAIYINLMEELEIPSATNKQFLTILAEYRKQGDQRLLTNALKTFAQHL, encoded by the coding sequence ATGCAAAAAATTCAAACCGGAGTGTCATCGATCGCGTTATGTTTCCTGCTCGGCCTCGGCATGATCAGCTCAGTTTATGCCCAAGCTCCTGCCCAGGCAGTGCAAACCACTGTTAGCGAATGGGTGCAGGGGAAAGAGGCGGCAACTAAAGCACTCAACAACCCGCAATTAACGGTTGTGGAATTTTTCTCCACCTGGTGCTCAGGTTGCACAGCGTTTGCCCCCCATCTAAGTCGTATCAACAACCAGTTCAGCGATCAAGGAGTCACAGTTATCGCTCTATCTGATGAGGACAAGGACACATTGACTGCGTTCACCTCCCAGTTTGAAGGTGGCCTCAGCTACGCCATCGGGATTGATCAAAACAACACGCTCTACAAAACATTCATGGAGCCATTAGGCGAGAACACCATTCCCTACAGTTTTATCCTCAACAATCAGGGGGAGATCATCTGGCACGGCCACCCGGCCGATGGTCTTGAAGTGACCTTACAGGCGGTGATAGACAACAATTATGATGCCAAGGCTTTTCAACAGGAGATGAGCAACGAGCAGGATCTCAAGAAAAGTGCCGGTCTGTTTGAAGCCTATGCCGCTGTCGCTAAATTTGCCGATGAACAGGAATTGGCCCGACAGTTAGCTGTCAAAGTCATTGACTGCTCCAAAAGCAAGCCGGAAAGCCTGGCTCTGTTAACCATGATTTTTCTCCATGATTTTAACGATTATCCCATGGCGGCTCTGGCAATGGAAACAGCCGTATCCCGGCCCCTGACCGAGAACGAAACACTCGAAGCCATTTACATCAATCTGATGGAGGAGTTGGAAATCCCTTCCGCTACGAACAAACAGTTTCTCACGATTTTGGCTGAATATCGCAAGCAAGGAGATCAAAGGTTGCTGACTAATGCCTTGAAAACATTTGCGCAACATCTGTAA